One segment of Arcanobacterium haemolyticum DSM 20595 DNA contains the following:
- a CDS encoding LacI family DNA-binding transcriptional regulator: MAKRIRLADLAKQAGVSTATVSRVLNGKHSVAPETRQAVLAALDLLGYERPDQLRERSGGLIGLVLPELTNPIFPQFAQSLEGAMSLHGYTPLLGTQVAGGATEDSYVEAMLEHRVDGLIFVSGLHADSTASLERYHRISARGIPFITMNGYNPELGMPDFSADDSSAIRQAVRHLKGLGHQKIGLATGPLRFGPARVKTETYLDAMARVLPQEKPRHAHTLFTVEGGVSACADLVSQGCTGIIFASDVMAYGAIRYCQSSGLRIPDDLSIVGFDDSPLNAFTNPPLTTLHQPVKAMCDAAVSTLIGMINGTHSPMGPMRFEPELIVRESTALPRR; this comes from the coding sequence ATGGCAAAGCGGATCCGGTTGGCCGATTTGGCCAAACAGGCAGGAGTCTCTACTGCCACAGTATCGCGAGTTTTGAACGGAAAGCATTCAGTGGCGCCTGAAACGCGGCAGGCGGTGTTAGCGGCGCTTGATTTGTTGGGGTATGAACGGCCAGATCAGCTTCGCGAACGCAGTGGCGGTTTGATTGGTTTGGTTCTTCCGGAGTTGACGAACCCTATTTTTCCTCAGTTTGCTCAGTCGCTTGAGGGTGCGATGAGTCTTCATGGTTACACGCCGTTGCTTGGTACGCAGGTGGCGGGTGGCGCTACGGAGGATTCGTATGTTGAGGCGATGTTGGAGCATCGTGTGGATGGTCTTATTTTCGTGTCGGGTTTGCACGCGGATTCTACGGCTAGTTTGGAACGGTATCACCGTATTTCTGCGCGTGGTATTCCTTTTATTACGATGAATGGTTATAACCCAGAGCTGGGTATGCCTGATTTTTCTGCGGATGATTCGTCTGCGATCCGCCAGGCAGTTCGCCATTTGAAGGGATTAGGGCATCAGAAGATTGGGTTGGCTACGGGGCCGCTTCGTTTTGGCCCGGCGCGCGTGAAAACGGAGACGTATTTGGATGCGATGGCTCGTGTTCTTCCACAGGAGAAGCCGCGTCACGCGCACACACTTTTCACGGTTGAAGGGGGTGTTTCTGCGTGCGCCGATTTGGTATCGCAGGGTTGTACGGGAATTATTTTTGCGTCCGACGTGATGGCGTATGGCGCGATTCGCTATTGCCAATCGTCTGGGTTGCGTATTCCTGACGATTTATCGATTGTTGGTTTTGATGATTCTCCGTTGAATGCGTTTACGAATCCCCCGTTGACTACGTTGCATCAGCCGGTTAAGGCGATGTGCGATGCTGCCGTGAGTACGTTAATTGGCATGATTAATGGGACACATTCTCCGATGGGTCCGATGCGTTTTGAGCCTGAGTTGATTGTCCGTGAGTCTACCGCGTTGCCGCGTCGGTAA
- a CDS encoding sugar ABC transporter substrate-binding protein, with protein MRRGIALAAVAGLAVAGLAACGSDDSAKKADKPATSDTKSDAALTIWVDADRKPAFEIAAKEYEKATGHKVELVVKENDQIRSEFAAQVPTGKGPDITFGAHDWLGEFVTNGIVAPVELGDKAKEFSDVALKGFTYENKTYGVPYAVENLAIIRNADLAKEPTPAKFDDMIAAGKATGAKTPFMVQIGEKGDPFHMYPFESSFSGPVFKTDEAGNYTPELNLGGEKGGAFAKWLADKAAAGELNTAWTYDIVVEAFKNGEVPFILGGPWMLGDFKGMNVAVDPIPSAGDMPAAPFVGVQGGFISATSKNQLLATDFLVNYVGTEKVQDALFKAGQRTPALKASAEKIASDPVAAGFAKAGEAGLPMPALPQMGAVWSFWGTTEAQVMGGADPASTWEKMISDIQAEIAKK; from the coding sequence ATGCGTCGTGGCATTGCACTCGCGGCTGTTGCTGGATTGGCTGTTGCTGGCCTTGCAGCTTGTGGTTCGGATGATTCCGCTAAGAAGGCTGATAAGCCGGCAACTTCTGACACGAAGTCGGATGCAGCCCTTACCATTTGGGTTGATGCTGATCGTAAACCAGCATTCGAAATCGCTGCTAAGGAATACGAAAAGGCAACCGGTCACAAGGTTGAACTGGTTGTAAAAGAAAATGACCAGATCCGTTCCGAATTCGCCGCACAGGTTCCAACAGGCAAGGGCCCAGATATCACCTTCGGTGCTCATGACTGGCTAGGTGAATTCGTCACCAACGGTATTGTTGCCCCAGTTGAACTTGGTGATAAAGCCAAGGAGTTCTCCGATGTTGCACTCAAGGGCTTCACATACGAAAATAAGACCTACGGCGTTCCATACGCTGTTGAAAACCTTGCCATCATCCGTAACGCGGACCTTGCCAAAGAACCGACTCCAGCAAAATTTGATGACATGATCGCTGCAGGCAAGGCAACCGGCGCAAAGACTCCATTCATGGTTCAAATTGGTGAAAAGGGCGATCCTTTCCACATGTACCCATTTGAATCCTCCTTCTCCGGCCCAGTTTTCAAGACTGACGAAGCAGGCAACTACACCCCAGAACTCAACCTCGGTGGCGAAAAGGGTGGCGCATTCGCCAAGTGGCTGGCAGATAAGGCTGCAGCAGGCGAACTCAACACTGCATGGACCTACGATATCGTAGTTGAAGCCTTCAAGAACGGCGAAGTCCCGTTCATCCTTGGTGGCCCATGGATGCTTGGCGATTTCAAGGGCATGAACGTTGCCGTTGATCCAATTCCATCCGCAGGTGATATGCCAGCAGCTCCATTCGTTGGCGTTCAAGGCGGCTTCATTTCCGCAACCTCCAAGAACCAGCTCCTCGCAACTGACTTCCTCGTGAACTACGTTGGAACCGAAAAGGTTCAGGATGCTCTCTTCAAGGCTGGCCAGCGTACTCCAGCTCTCAAGGCTTCCGCAGAGAAGATCGCTTCCGATCCAGTTGCCGCAGGTTTCGCTAAGGCTGGCGAAGCCGGTCTCCCAATGCCAGCACTCCCACAGATGGGTGCAGTCTGGTCCTTCTGGGGTACCACTGAAGCACAGGTCATGGGTGGCGCTGATCCTGCTTCCACATGGGAGAAGATGATCAGTGACATCCAAGCAGAGATTGCTAAGAAGTAA
- a CDS encoding ABC transporter permease subunit, with protein MSQMIKPTEASKKRAARRAERSKLDSPATTWGTGFIVKLVLMGIVNALGIFIIFTAFGVGSNILGSLMAVLLVALDWVYFSRRTLALKYLAPGLVFLLVFQAFVIFYTAYIAFTNYGHQHTLDKSTAIESILLQNSTKRVENSPQYPLVVVEKDGELGFAVVDPDKNVLKAGTESHKLTEVDGTFSGTQISEVSGYTIVPLSELGNRQDEVTKLRVPISDNPEDGAIGTQTGTVGYQFTSSITYDADADTMTDVETGTVYHADDDAGFFKADDGSTLNVGWRVVVGFDNFLKGFGDSRYAQPFFQVLVWNVIFAFMSVLTTFLLGMLLAIVLNDERLKGRKLYRTLLLLPYAFPSFMTAFLFAGLMNRSYGFFNQLLGTEIPWLTDPTMAKVSVILVNLWMGFPYMFLIVTGALQAIPGELTEAAKIDGATSFQVWRNVTLPQLMISLTPLLIASFAFNFNNFNLIYMLNGGGPRMGDASVPVGHTDILISMVYKIAGLTGEAAPNYGLAAAMSLVIFLIVGAVSLYSFKKSKSMEAL; from the coding sequence ATGTCGCAGATGATCAAGCCTACAGAGGCGTCGAAGAAGCGTGCGGCACGGCGGGCAGAACGATCCAAGCTGGATTCGCCAGCAACCACATGGGGAACCGGATTTATTGTCAAGCTTGTGCTGATGGGCATCGTCAACGCTCTAGGCATTTTTATTATCTTTACGGCTTTCGGAGTTGGATCAAACATCTTGGGAAGCCTCATGGCCGTTCTTTTGGTCGCACTGGATTGGGTGTATTTCTCACGCCGTACTTTGGCACTTAAATACCTCGCTCCGGGCCTCGTGTTTCTCCTAGTGTTCCAGGCATTCGTGATCTTCTATACTGCATACATTGCGTTCACGAACTATGGCCACCAGCACACACTAGACAAGTCCACAGCGATCGAATCCATTCTTTTGCAAAACTCAACTAAGCGCGTAGAGAATTCTCCTCAATATCCGCTCGTTGTTGTGGAAAAGGATGGCGAATTGGGCTTCGCCGTCGTCGATCCTGACAAGAATGTCCTCAAGGCTGGAACCGAAAGTCACAAGCTAACGGAAGTGGATGGAACCTTCTCCGGCACTCAGATTTCTGAAGTCTCTGGTTACACGATCGTCCCACTTTCGGAGCTCGGAAACCGCCAGGACGAAGTCACCAAGTTGCGTGTTCCAATCAGTGATAATCCGGAAGATGGCGCGATCGGAACCCAAACTGGTACGGTGGGCTACCAGTTCACCTCATCGATAACGTACGATGCCGACGCCGATACGATGACCGACGTTGAAACCGGTACGGTCTACCATGCAGATGATGACGCTGGCTTCTTCAAAGCCGATGACGGTTCCACGCTGAACGTTGGTTGGCGTGTTGTTGTTGGCTTCGATAACTTCCTCAAGGGCTTCGGGGACAGCCGTTACGCACAGCCGTTCTTCCAGGTGCTTGTGTGGAACGTTATCTTCGCCTTCATGTCCGTTCTTACCACATTCCTGCTGGGTATGCTCTTGGCGATCGTGTTGAACGACGAACGCCTCAAGGGCCGCAAACTCTACCGAACCTTGCTGCTGTTGCCATACGCATTCCCGTCATTCATGACTGCGTTCCTGTTCGCAGGTTTGATGAACCGCAGCTACGGCTTCTTCAACCAGTTGCTCGGAACAGAAATTCCGTGGCTGACTGATCCAACCATGGCCAAGGTGTCCGTGATCCTCGTGAACCTCTGGATGGGCTTCCCATACATGTTCCTGATCGTCACCGGCGCTTTGCAGGCTATCCCGGGCGAACTCACTGAAGCAGCAAAGATCGACGGTGCAACATCGTTCCAAGTATGGCGTAACGTCACCCTGCCACAGTTGATGATTTCCTTGACTCCGCTCCTGATCGCATCGTTCGCCTTCAACTTCAACAACTTCAACCTGATTTACATGTTGAACGGTGGCGGGCCGCGAATGGGCGATGCATCCGTGCCAGTTGGACACACCGATATCCTGATTTCGATGGTCTATAAGATTGCAGGTTTGACCGGCGAAGCGGCACCAAATTATGGTTTGGCTGCGGCTATGTCGCTCGTGATCTTCTTGATTGTTGGCGCGGTGTCACTGTACTCGTTCAAGAAGTCTAAGTCGATGGAGGCGTTGTGA
- a CDS encoding sugar ABC transporter permease, producing MEKTRETRSAVAATGTVANNKVPFGKWFRETGFRHVLAVLAVLYAAFPILYIVSAALNPDIKTTLTGANKLFTSVSVDNFTELSDTMFWTWFSNTLIIGIATAIGTVLMGAAAAYAFSRFRFSGRRMTLMSLMVIQMFPQLLTFVAIFLLLTTLGDVFPVLGIDSKLALICVYLGGALGANTFLMYGFFNSIPMELDEAAKIDGATHSQVYWTIIMPLVIPILAVVGLLSFISSFNDFILARTILTSQENWTLAVGMNLWVGGNEKAWDWFAAGSIIAAVPILLLFLFLQKYIVSGLTGGAVKG from the coding sequence ATGGAAAAAACACGTGAAACCCGTTCGGCTGTTGCTGCCACTGGTACCGTGGCGAACAACAAGGTGCCTTTCGGAAAGTGGTTCCGGGAAACCGGCTTTCGGCACGTACTCGCCGTTCTTGCGGTTCTGTATGCTGCGTTCCCGATTCTTTACATCGTTTCGGCGGCTTTGAACCCGGACATCAAAACCACCCTGACTGGAGCAAACAAGCTCTTCACATCTGTATCGGTTGATAACTTCACTGAGCTCTCCGATACGATGTTCTGGACCTGGTTCTCCAACACGTTGATCATCGGTATTGCTACTGCAATCGGCACTGTTCTGATGGGTGCGGCCGCTGCTTACGCCTTCTCGCGTTTCCGGTTCTCTGGCCGGCGAATGACTCTGATGTCCCTCATGGTTATTCAGATGTTCCCGCAGTTGCTAACCTTCGTAGCAATCTTCCTGTTGCTCACCACCTTGGGGGATGTGTTCCCAGTTCTTGGTATCGATTCCAAGCTCGCGTTGATCTGCGTGTACCTCGGTGGAGCTTTGGGAGCAAACACGTTCCTCATGTACGGCTTCTTCAACTCCATCCCAATGGAATTGGATGAAGCGGCCAAGATCGATGGTGCAACACACTCCCAGGTGTATTGGACCATCATCATGCCACTAGTTATTCCGATCCTTGCAGTTGTTGGCCTGCTAAGTTTCATCAGCTCGTTCAACGATTTCATCTTGGCTCGAACCATTCTCACGTCGCAAGAGAACTGGACTCTAGCTGTTGGCATGAACCTTTGGGTTGGCGGTAACGAAAAGGCATGGGACTGGTTCGCAGCCGGGTCCATTATCGCTGCCGTTCCGATCCTTCTGCTCTTCCTGTTCTTGCAAAAGTACATCGTTTCCGGCTTGACCGGAGGCGCTGTGAAGGGCTGA
- a CDS encoding NADPH-dependent FMN reductase, whose translation MTKKVSVLIGSLRAGSYARKIAHVAMEFFPADYDVQIVEIGNLPLYNFDCDDPNVPEVSVPAEWTAFRETIKNSDGILFVTPENNRLVPACLKNAVDIGSKPNSDVAWKNLPAGIISHSVGKMGGYSSQKTLRLALSYFDMPMPGQPEVFIGNSPELFDNNGMMTAESTREFIADYITRFTALIEKQ comes from the coding sequence ATGACAAAGAAGGTGTCTGTTCTTATTGGTAGCCTGCGTGCAGGATCTTATGCACGCAAAATCGCTCATGTAGCAATGGAGTTCTTCCCTGCAGATTATGATGTGCAGATTGTAGAAATCGGCAATCTGCCGCTCTACAACTTCGATTGCGATGATCCAAACGTTCCAGAGGTTTCCGTTCCAGCAGAATGGACCGCATTCCGTGAAACAATCAAAAATTCCGATGGGATCTTGTTTGTGACTCCAGAAAACAACCGTCTTGTACCGGCATGTTTGAAGAATGCGGTAGATATTGGCTCGAAACCAAACTCAGATGTGGCATGGAAGAACCTCCCCGCTGGCATCATCAGCCACTCGGTTGGGAAGATGGGCGGCTACAGCTCACAAAAGACCTTGCGCCTTGCCCTGTCTTACTTCGATATGCCAATGCCAGGGCAGCCAGAAGTCTTCATCGGCAACTCCCCTGAGCTCTTCGATAACAACGGCATGATGACCGCCGAATCAACACGCGAATTCATCGCGGACTACATTACGCGCTTCACCGCGCTGATCGAAAAGCAGTAA
- the glgB gene encoding 1,4-alpha-glucan branching protein GlgB yields the protein MNAKLEPLNVGTDILDAISHGYYHAPHDVLGPHSDGTNLTIRVIRQLADAVTVVTLDGEYPAVHEHNGVWVAVLPGKEIRDYRIRARYGDFDSTGDDGYRFLPTVGEMDTYLFGEGRHERLWEVMGAHLRTYETDMGVVTGTSFAVWAPNAKAVRVVGDFNAWNGTVSSMRTMGTSGVWELFIPGAKEGSHYKFEIQYPDGSWHQKADPFARRTEVPPSTASIITSTHFTWSDEEWVEQRGASDPHAGPISIYEVHLGSWRMGLDFKELAEQLIGHIKYLGFTHVEFMPLAEHPFGPSWGYQVTGYYSPTARFGTPDELRYLINELHKAGIGVIMDWVPAHFPKDDWALARFDGTPLFEDPNPLRGEHPDWGTYIFNFGRNEVKNFLVANALYWLEEFHIDGIRVDAVASMLYLDYSRQAGQWQPNQYGGRENLEAISFIQEANATAYRNHPGIMMIAEESTSWEGVTRMTSEGGLGYGLKWNMGWMNDTLHYMAEEPINRRWHHGEITFSMVYAFSEHFALPISHDEVVHGKGSLYEKMPGDAWQKLAGVRLLFGYQWAHPGKQLLFMGQEFAQISEWNEGKGLDWWLTDNPNHDGVMSCLARLNEVYKEHPALWSDDFTQRGFEWIDGSDGDNNVLTFIRKSSIDDDVVVAAINFAGTPHLDYRIGLPEAGEWEEIVNTDALEYGGSGVGNMGCVVTEDVAWNGRAQSALVQLPPLGVVYLTPKRA from the coding sequence ATGAACGCAAAGCTTGAACCACTCAACGTTGGTACCGATATCCTCGATGCCATCTCACATGGCTACTACCATGCGCCACACGATGTGCTCGGCCCTCATTCGGACGGAACAAACCTGACCATCCGAGTGATCCGGCAACTCGCGGACGCAGTTACTGTAGTTACCCTTGACGGCGAATACCCCGCCGTCCACGAACACAACGGCGTGTGGGTAGCAGTACTCCCAGGCAAGGAAATCCGCGATTACCGAATCCGGGCACGCTATGGAGATTTCGATTCCACCGGCGATGATGGCTATCGATTCCTCCCAACCGTAGGTGAAATGGATACCTACCTGTTTGGCGAAGGCCGCCACGAACGCCTCTGGGAAGTTATGGGCGCTCACCTGCGCACTTACGAAACCGATATGGGTGTGGTTACTGGTACATCGTTCGCCGTATGGGCCCCGAACGCGAAGGCCGTGCGGGTAGTTGGCGATTTTAACGCATGGAACGGAACCGTATCATCCATGCGCACAATGGGAACCTCCGGTGTGTGGGAACTCTTCATTCCAGGCGCTAAGGAAGGTTCGCACTACAAGTTCGAAATCCAATATCCAGACGGATCGTGGCACCAGAAAGCCGATCCGTTCGCACGCCGCACCGAAGTCCCACCATCAACCGCATCTATCATCACCTCTACTCATTTCACGTGGAGCGATGAAGAGTGGGTTGAACAGCGCGGCGCAAGCGATCCGCATGCAGGCCCAATCTCTATCTATGAAGTTCACTTAGGTTCCTGGCGTATGGGCCTGGATTTCAAAGAGCTGGCCGAACAGCTGATCGGGCACATCAAGTATCTTGGATTCACACACGTTGAATTCATGCCGTTGGCCGAACATCCATTCGGGCCGTCGTGGGGCTACCAGGTTACGGGCTACTACTCCCCGACTGCCCGATTCGGGACTCCTGATGAACTGCGCTACCTGATCAACGAACTTCACAAGGCCGGCATTGGCGTGATCATGGATTGGGTGCCTGCCCACTTCCCGAAGGACGATTGGGCATTGGCCCGCTTCGATGGCACTCCGCTGTTTGAAGATCCAAACCCATTGCGCGGTGAACATCCGGATTGGGGCACATACATCTTCAACTTCGGCCGTAATGAAGTGAAGAACTTCCTGGTTGCGAACGCTTTGTACTGGTTGGAAGAGTTCCACATCGATGGCATCCGTGTTGATGCTGTGGCTTCCATGCTCTACTTGGATTACTCGCGTCAGGCTGGCCAGTGGCAGCCAAACCAGTACGGTGGCCGCGAAAACCTGGAAGCAATCTCGTTCATTCAGGAAGCGAACGCTACCGCTTACCGCAATCATCCAGGCATCATGATGATCGCCGAAGAATCCACGTCGTGGGAAGGCGTCACACGGATGACGTCTGAAGGCGGCCTCGGCTATGGCCTGAAGTGGAACATGGGCTGGATGAATGACACCCTGCATTACATGGCCGAAGAACCGATCAACCGGCGCTGGCACCACGGCGAAATCACATTCTCCATGGTGTATGCGTTCTCTGAACATTTCGCATTGCCGATTTCGCACGATGAGGTTGTGCACGGCAAAGGCTCCTTATACGAAAAGATGCCTGGTGATGCGTGGCAGAAGCTCGCCGGCGTGCGTTTGCTGTTTGGTTACCAGTGGGCGCATCCTGGCAAGCAGTTGCTCTTCATGGGCCAGGAATTCGCTCAAATTTCCGAATGGAACGAAGGCAAGGGCTTGGATTGGTGGCTCACCGATAATCCAAACCACGATGGGGTTATGTCCTGCCTTGCTCGCCTGAATGAGGTTTACAAGGAGCATCCGGCTTTGTGGTCTGATGATTTCACTCAGCGCGGTTTCGAATGGATTGATGGTTCGGATGGGGACAACAACGTGTTGACCTTCATCCGTAAGTCGTCTATTGACGACGACGTGGTGGTGGCCGCCATCAACTTCGCTGGTACTCCACATCTGGATTACCGTATTGGTTTACCAGAGGCTGGCGAATGGGAAGAAATCGTGAATACGGATGCCCTTGAGTATGGCGGTTCTGGCGTTGGAAATATGGGCTGCGTTGTGACTGAAGACGTGGCGTGGAACGGGCGTGCACAATCCGCACTCGTTCAGTTGCCACCGCTTGGCGTTGTGTACCTGACTCCAAAGCGCGCATGA
- a CDS encoding phosphotransferase gives MIRISSNDVGACVAPWMAEARWFRGATVESMRFVASCALPPSQPGAVTVLHLVECGSLMFSVPLTYYVGGVAENAIGVVAGSVAVVDATDDPVGQHDLYHLFYGVSEPDVEPAVWIDDAGAELDLTMVPARSIRDLPAPASSHKLTSEQSNTSIIYRYDHLPENQPAGIICKLLRVIDRGHNPDVELQQALDSAGSCSVPRQYGSVNGTWDDGSSADLIVAQEFLAGSVDAWQVITNELATFGPTMSSGQRERIVALGRLTRDIHDQLSTACGTSVMSNHTVVEHLKERAERAIADAPQLAEYRTDITELYDSVRDLAWPRAQRIHGDFHLGQVLDVPERGWVALDFEGEPLRPLSQRTQPDIALRDVAGMLRSFDYAAGTAEKAGADHDACRSWERAASAAYLEGYGHLTAAETHLLNAFVLDKALYEVSYETASRPTWVDIPLAGVKTALLRKTRTT, from the coding sequence ATGATAAGGATTAGTAGTAACGACGTCGGTGCGTGCGTTGCGCCGTGGATGGCCGAAGCGCGGTGGTTCCGTGGCGCAACGGTGGAATCGATGCGTTTTGTGGCGTCGTGTGCGTTGCCGCCATCGCAGCCTGGAGCAGTGACTGTTCTTCACCTGGTGGAGTGCGGTTCGCTCATGTTCAGTGTTCCACTCACCTACTATGTTGGCGGTGTTGCTGAGAATGCGATTGGCGTTGTGGCAGGTTCTGTGGCGGTTGTTGATGCTACGGATGATCCGGTAGGCCAACACGATCTCTACCATCTCTTTTATGGGGTGAGCGAACCTGATGTTGAACCTGCCGTGTGGATCGATGATGCCGGCGCGGAACTTGACCTCACGATGGTTCCGGCTAGATCGATTCGGGATCTTCCTGCACCAGCGAGTTCACACAAGCTCACCTCAGAACAATCTAATACTTCGATCATCTATCGGTACGATCACCTGCCTGAAAACCAGCCTGCCGGCATTATCTGTAAGTTGTTGCGCGTGATTGACCGCGGCCACAATCCGGATGTGGAACTCCAGCAAGCCTTGGATTCTGCCGGATCATGCAGCGTTCCCCGGCAGTACGGATCTGTGAATGGTACCTGGGATGATGGATCTTCAGCCGATCTGATTGTTGCGCAAGAGTTTCTTGCTGGATCCGTTGATGCCTGGCAGGTCATCACCAACGAACTTGCCACCTTTGGGCCAACCATGTCCTCTGGTCAGCGTGAACGAATCGTTGCACTAGGAAGGCTCACTCGCGATATCCATGACCAGCTCAGCACGGCCTGTGGAACGTCAGTAATGTCCAACCACACCGTCGTCGAGCATCTCAAAGAACGTGCGGAACGTGCCATTGCAGACGCACCGCAACTCGCCGAATATCGAACCGATATCACCGAACTATACGATTCGGTGCGTGACCTGGCCTGGCCACGAGCGCAACGAATCCACGGCGATTTCCACTTGGGGCAAGTATTGGACGTGCCGGAACGTGGCTGGGTGGCGCTCGATTTCGAAGGAGAGCCGCTGCGGCCGCTCTCACAACGAACGCAACCAGACATCGCACTACGGGACGTGGCTGGAATGCTACGATCGTTCGATTATGCCGCCGGAACCGCAGAAAAGGCGGGTGCGGATCATGACGCATGCCGATCTTGGGAACGCGCCGCGAGTGCCGCCTACCTCGAAGGATACGGGCACCTCACAGCCGCTGAAACGCACCTTCTTAACGCGTTCGTCCTAGACAAGGCGCTCTACGAAGTCAGCTACGAAACCGCCTCACGCCCAACCTGGGTTGACATTCCACTTGCTGGAGTCAAAACCGCATTATTACGCAAAACACGAACCACGTAA